A DNA window from Anaerocolumna sp. AGMB13020 contains the following coding sequences:
- a CDS encoding excinuclease ABC subunit UvrA, with translation MGKIRIKNAKEHNLKNVSIDIPKNKLVVFTGVSGSGKSTIVYDIVFSEAQRQYMDSLSTYARMSMPKFSKPDVEDIEGLSPAIVINQDPLAKNPRSTVGTVTEVYTYLRLLYSRMGQPVLSAGDFSFNTPSGACQNCKGTGEELVINANRLLDRTKSLNEGAIRHRTWKVGGRLWNIINAAQLFDMNKPLKDFTEEELDTLLYSEAKQYYNNTLGFVQNFSYEGIITRIMKRHNDSRGLEAVSYDGAFFLPGVCHECKGARVNERAREVRYNGKSIVDLVTMEIQELLPYMKTISDPVAQEITGYIIRILELLVDIGVGYLSLSRSVATLSNGESQRVKLGRQLGNSLTDLIYILDEPTAGLHAKDKEHISKALKELAKKPNSVLVVEHDKSVISCADHIIDIGPKAGVQGGSIVFEGSYEELLCSDSLTGQYASGRKRIAENTKQRKSDRYLEVLANHNNLKNVTVKIPKDILTCITGVSGSGKSSLIEVILDQFEDIIVIDQSPIGSSPRSNPATYTKAFDDIRKVFADATGESTSKFAFNSTGACEKCKGLGYEVINMHFLGDVRKVCDECGGKRYSEEILAYKYKGKNISDVLNMTIQEAEEFFVHPPIKMKLNLLSSVGLGYLLLGQSLDTLSGGEAQRVKLASGLSRKSQIYVLDEPTRGLHMSDIDQLLSLLNKLVDNGNTIIVVEHNLDIIKNADWIIDLGPEGGKSGGEIVAEGPLDKIINSHRSYTGKYLKEYLY, from the coding sequence ATGGGAAAAATCAGAATCAAAAATGCAAAGGAACATAATCTGAAGAATGTTTCGATAGATATTCCTAAAAATAAGCTAGTAGTTTTTACCGGAGTTTCAGGATCAGGTAAATCGACAATTGTGTATGATATTGTTTTTTCAGAAGCTCAGCGCCAATACATGGATTCTCTCAGTACATATGCACGCATGAGTATGCCAAAGTTTTCAAAACCAGATGTTGAGGATATTGAAGGGTTATCACCTGCCATTGTCATAAATCAAGATCCTTTGGCTAAAAACCCCCGTTCTACGGTTGGAACAGTTACGGAAGTGTACACTTATTTACGGTTGCTGTATTCACGCATGGGACAACCTGTATTGAGCGCCGGAGATTTCTCTTTTAATACGCCTTCGGGTGCATGTCAGAATTGCAAGGGTACTGGTGAAGAGCTTGTTATTAATGCAAACCGGTTACTAGACAGAACAAAATCTCTGAATGAAGGTGCTATCAGACACAGGACTTGGAAAGTTGGAGGAAGACTTTGGAATATTATTAATGCAGCTCAGCTCTTTGATATGAATAAGCCTTTAAAAGACTTTACAGAAGAAGAGTTGGACACGCTGCTGTACTCTGAAGCAAAGCAATATTATAACAACACCTTGGGATTTGTCCAGAACTTTTCCTATGAGGGCATTATAACCAGAATAATGAAAAGACATAATGACAGCCGCGGGTTGGAGGCAGTCTCTTATGACGGAGCCTTTTTCTTACCAGGGGTTTGCCATGAATGTAAGGGGGCCAGAGTAAATGAAAGGGCCAGAGAAGTAAGGTATAATGGGAAGTCCATCGTTGACTTAGTTACTATGGAGATTCAGGAACTGCTCCCATATATGAAAACCATAAGTGATCCTGTAGCCCAGGAGATAACAGGATATATTATACGGATATTGGAACTGTTAGTTGATATAGGTGTTGGTTATCTGTCACTTAGCCGGTCTGTAGCTACGCTTTCCAATGGGGAATCCCAGCGTGTAAAGCTGGGTCGCCAGCTTGGAAACTCTTTGACGGACCTTATATATATATTGGACGAACCTACAGCTGGCTTACATGCTAAAGATAAGGAACATATATCAAAGGCCCTTAAAGAATTAGCTAAAAAGCCCAATTCCGTTCTGGTTGTTGAGCATGATAAAAGTGTAATTTCGTGTGCAGACCATATCATTGACATCGGACCCAAAGCAGGGGTACAAGGCGGTTCAATTGTTTTTGAAGGCAGTTATGAAGAGCTTTTATGCAGCGATTCCCTGACAGGACAATATGCTTCGGGAAGAAAGCGTATAGCAGAGAATACGAAACAGCGAAAATCCGATAGATATTTAGAAGTACTTGCAAATCATAATAACCTAAAAAATGTAACAGTTAAAATACCAAAAGATATATTGACTTGCATAACAGGAGTTTCAGGGTCTGGAAAAAGTTCTTTGATTGAGGTGATTCTTGATCAATTTGAAGATATTATCGTGATTGATCAATCCCCTATCGGGTCTTCGCCAAGATCGAATCCGGCTACCTATACAAAAGCTTTTGATGATATACGCAAGGTTTTTGCGGATGCAACAGGTGAAAGTACTTCAAAATTTGCTTTTAACAGCACAGGAGCTTGTGAAAAATGTAAGGGGCTTGGATATGAAGTAATTAACATGCATTTTCTGGGAGATGTGCGCAAGGTATGTGATGAATGCGGCGGAAAACGTTATTCGGAAGAAATTCTGGCATATAAGTATAAGGGGAAAAATATATCCGATGTATTGAATATGACAATACAGGAAGCGGAAGAATTTTTTGTGCATCCGCCTATAAAGATGAAGCTTAATCTACTCTCTTCGGTAGGCCTGGGTTATTTATTGTTAGGGCAATCACTTGATACGCTTTCCGGAGGTGAGGCACAGAGAGTTAAGCTTGCAAGCGGACTTAGCAGGAAAAGTCAGATATATGTACTAGATGAACCAACCAGAGGGTTGCATATGTCAGATATTGACCAGTTATTATCGTTATTGAACAAGCTTGTAGATAACGGAAATACCATAATAGTAGTAGAGCATAATCTTGATATCATAAAAAATGCAGATTGGATTATTGATCTCGGGCCGGAAGGCGGTAAAAGCGGCGGAGAAATTGTCGCGGAAGGACCCCTTGATAAGATAATAAACAGCCATCGTTCTTATACGGGGAAGTATTTGAAAGAGTATTTATACTAG
- a CDS encoding ATP-grasp domain-containing protein: MDKKEEYIAVVANLLSGSELKLVKAFGYKSLLINSNTWISMEKALEADVPVEVNLNNEEELMEKVQELRKKYDIKAVFSLNEYRVPIAAKIREFLGLPYGIPYKAAINCRNKKMTRKILEELGEEAVKYAIIQNVEEALNFVKDNGLPVVIKPSNDAGSQLVFCCKTSAEVEEAVASVMSTENNLVDQKLDAEFLIEEFLDGPEFSVESIAYNGKVSVVAITAKKLLSPFKPIEVGHTVPALLSPQEEQAIKNLVEKANELLGIDYTVTHTEVKLTQKGPRIVEVNARPGGDNIPLLVEAVKGIDLYETMVAFSLGREAHYKASCTSKADIRYFIAEHDGYAHFKDMTPLYKNEKVKTVNLSVSDGKEVTRSTSNYDRMGYFLCYDEEDTYIEEMAGLIEVTDKSGDSLSEKAEEEQNDNLDELFKKFCDNEVLEKNISDREYAIALLVRAFSACDHYKKIRAVIYAKSVGITTEEIIYIYSIIK; encoded by the coding sequence ATGGATAAGAAAGAGGAATATATTGCAGTTGTTGCAAATTTGCTGTCAGGAAGCGAATTAAAACTTGTGAAAGCCTTTGGATATAAGAGTTTATTAATCAATTCCAATACTTGGATTAGTATGGAGAAAGCACTGGAAGCAGATGTACCGGTTGAAGTTAATCTGAATAATGAAGAAGAATTAATGGAAAAAGTACAGGAATTAAGAAAAAAATATGATATCAAAGCGGTCTTTTCATTAAATGAATACAGAGTACCGATTGCAGCTAAAATAAGAGAATTTTTAGGGTTACCATATGGTATCCCATATAAAGCAGCGATAAATTGTCGAAACAAAAAAATGACACGAAAAATATTGGAGGAGCTTGGGGAGGAAGCAGTAAAATATGCGATAATACAAAACGTGGAAGAAGCCCTTAACTTTGTAAAGGACAACGGATTACCAGTGGTGATAAAACCTTCCAATGATGCAGGCAGCCAATTAGTGTTCTGCTGTAAGACGAGTGCAGAGGTGGAAGAGGCGGTTGCCAGTGTCATGTCAACTGAAAATAATCTTGTAGATCAGAAGTTGGATGCCGAATTTCTTATTGAAGAATTTCTTGATGGACCTGAATTTAGTGTAGAGTCAATTGCTTACAATGGAAAAGTATCTGTTGTCGCGATTACTGCCAAGAAGCTTTTATCGCCATTTAAACCAATAGAGGTGGGGCATACAGTTCCTGCATTATTAAGCCCACAGGAAGAACAGGCAATTAAAAATCTTGTGGAAAAAGCCAACGAACTACTTGGAATTGATTATACAGTTACCCATACGGAAGTTAAACTTACCCAAAAAGGACCAAGGATTGTAGAAGTAAATGCAAGACCCGGAGGAGATAATATACCGCTTTTGGTCGAAGCGGTAAAAGGGATTGATCTATATGAGACAATGGTGGCATTTTCTTTGGGGAGAGAAGCGCACTATAAGGCTTCCTGTACCTCAAAGGCTGATATCAGATATTTTATAGCAGAACATGACGGTTATGCGCACTTTAAGGATATGACGCCTTTATATAAGAATGAAAAAGTCAAGACTGTTAACTTATCGGTTTCCGACGGAAAGGAAGTAACAAGGTCAACCAGTAATTATGACAGAATGGGTTACTTTCTATGCTACGATGAAGAGGATACATATATTGAAGAGATGGCGGGATTAATTGAAGTTACAGATAAGAGTGGAGACAGTCTTTCAGAAAAAGCAGAGGAAGAACAAAATGATAACTTAGATGAGTTATTTAAAAAGTTTTGTGACAATGAAGTTCTTGAAAAGAATATCAGTGACCGTGAATATGCCATTGCACTTTTGGTTCGGGCATTCTCAGCGTGTGACCACTACAAAAAAATCAGGGCGGTAATCTATGCTAAAAGTGTTGGAATAACTACAGAAGAGATCATTTACATTTATTCCATAATTAAATAA
- a CDS encoding MFS transporter yields the protein MKKISKIIPVLSGFPANVNILLGAILVSNIGNGIQTIAMSKWLYDKTGSAFAYGGVILLDYLVSFLIQFLSGAVIDRTNPKKTYIICDLIRGTVLILMGISLHYPSFAIVAVSLSVAVISMVNSIYRSCYFKLLPMLIDDPSQLLKINGIYSTVIQTGLLIGVGIVAPVLTFWNASTAIIINGITFIISSIIVMFIRFEYAALQNEPTKKITRFFRDWGTIFTYLRKDKSLIWHILISSGDIMVVNFFNILLVPMVTIWYFNNAYDISLFDGSFTVGAILIGIFISKFSNKLGLRLSSWLGLTIQGLLFLLLCINRITIVSVAIILFMGVANGYSGLIFQTSLQNRIGHELKGRIASFKNLVISILSLILIPIVSKFLDISITSGLICSAVIILIFGLSSFIINKLRIYGDNYITNRDNT from the coding sequence ATGAAAAAAATTAGTAAGATTATCCCGGTTCTATCTGGTTTTCCGGCTAATGTAAATATATTACTTGGAGCTATATTGGTTTCAAATATTGGTAATGGTATTCAAACCATTGCCATGAGTAAATGGCTTTATGATAAAACAGGCAGTGCCTTTGCTTATGGTGGAGTTATTCTTTTAGACTATCTGGTATCATTCTTGATACAATTTCTGTCAGGCGCTGTTATTGACAGAACTAATCCCAAAAAAACTTACATAATCTGTGATTTGATACGCGGTACGGTCTTAATTTTAATGGGGATTAGCTTGCATTATCCTTCTTTTGCTATTGTTGCTGTGAGTCTTTCTGTTGCAGTAATAAGTATGGTGAATTCTATTTACCGTTCCTGTTATTTTAAATTATTGCCTATGTTAATCGATGATCCTTCCCAACTATTAAAAATAAATGGAATATACTCTACGGTTATTCAGACAGGATTATTGATTGGAGTAGGTATCGTTGCCCCTGTTTTAACTTTTTGGAATGCCAGTACGGCTATCATTATTAATGGTATAACTTTCATTATTTCATCGATTATCGTTATGTTCATTCGCTTTGAATATGCGGCTTTGCAGAATGAACCAACAAAAAAGATAACTCGATTTTTTCGCGATTGGGGTACTATCTTTACCTATCTAAGAAAGGATAAATCACTAATCTGGCATATTCTGATTAGCTCAGGAGATATAATGGTCGTAAACTTTTTTAATATCCTGTTAGTACCTATGGTAACGATATGGTATTTTAACAACGCTTATGACATTTCCTTATTTGATGGAAGTTTTACTGTCGGTGCTATCTTAATAGGTATTTTTATTAGTAAGTTCAGTAATAAGCTGGGGTTACGGCTTTCCAGCTGGTTGGGGCTTACAATTCAAGGATTATTGTTTTTACTGCTATGTATAAACCGGATAACTATAGTCAGTGTGGCAATTATACTCTTTATGGGCGTGGCAAACGGTTACTCAGGTCTTATTTTCCAGACTTCTCTACAAAACAGGATTGGCCATGAATTGAAAGGGAGAATCGCAAGCTTTAAAAATCTTGTTATTTCCATATTATCATTGATATTGATTCCGATTGTTTCGAAGTTCCTTGATATATCAATAACATCTGGCCTTATATGCAGTGCAGTGATTATACTGATCTTTGGACTTTCGTCCTTTATAATCAATAAGTTAAGAATCTATGGAGATAATTATATAACAAACAGAGATAATACGTAA
- a CDS encoding radical SAM protein, translating into MNEHEFKIKYSIGGNHNGLLNQITKELRQKRPRVPVDLTYTLFEVNDFAQLWLQTKGCSFSKTGSCTCCDYWEGENLPNIAEVFKEALDKLSPNVSSVLIETSGSVFDDNEIPLKELKKIFELLDKKKYKKIVIETHMNTITRQKLDILKEIITGSEVCIEVGIESLSREVLLYSLNKMTVAKDITQLCEMVHEKGFKLIGNIMVGVPFLPLSSQIEDAVYGIHKLFEQGIDYIILFPVNIKQYTLVHWLYQNELYERVYGQAVIKVLNQIDRSLLDRIDVVWYGNRKQENPAYGSDILGPYYCEECSEDIMDFLQKFNSQNDLEGRLNLLDGINDYSCECKKSMENTLENEAMQKPDIYDLLDRYYEKMESYISK; encoded by the coding sequence ATGAACGAGCATGAGTTTAAAATAAAGTATAGCATAGGTGGTAATCATAACGGATTATTGAATCAGATAACAAAAGAGCTACGGCAAAAGCGCCCGAGAGTTCCGGTTGATTTGACCTATACCTTATTTGAAGTAAATGATTTTGCACAATTATGGCTTCAGACAAAAGGATGCTCTTTTTCGAAAACGGGAAGCTGTACATGCTGCGATTATTGGGAAGGAGAAAATCTTCCCAACATCGCAGAGGTATTTAAGGAGGCACTTGATAAATTAAGTCCTAATGTATCAAGTGTATTAATCGAAACCTCCGGAAGTGTATTTGATGATAATGAAATTCCATTGAAGGAACTCAAGAAGATATTTGAGCTTTTAGACAAAAAAAAGTACAAAAAGATAGTAATAGAAACTCATATGAATACTATAACGCGCCAAAAACTTGATATATTGAAAGAGATAATTACCGGTTCAGAAGTTTGTATTGAAGTAGGTATTGAATCTTTGAGCAGAGAGGTACTCCTCTACTCCCTGAACAAGATGACGGTTGCAAAAGACATCACGCAATTATGTGAAATGGTACATGAAAAAGGGTTTAAACTAATTGGAAATATCATGGTAGGTGTTCCTTTTCTTCCTTTATCCTCACAGATTGAGGATGCAGTATATGGCATACATAAGTTGTTTGAACAAGGCATTGACTATATAATACTGTTTCCTGTCAATATAAAACAATATACTCTGGTGCATTGGCTTTACCAAAATGAATTATATGAAAGAGTCTATGGACAGGCAGTTATTAAAGTATTGAATCAAATAGACAGGAGTCTGCTTGATAGAATTGATGTAGTGTGGTATGGCAATAGAAAGCAGGAAAATCCTGCTTACGGCTCAGATATTTTAGGACCATACTATTGCGAAGAGTGTTCAGAGGATATCATGGACTTTCTGCAAAAGTTTAATAGCCAGAATGATCTGGAAGGAAGGCTTAATTTACTTGACGGGATAAATGACTATAGCTGTGAATGTAAGAAAAGTATGGAGAATACTTTGGAGAATGAAGCAATGCAAAAACCGGATATATATGATTTACTGGACAGATATTATGAAAAAATGGAGTCCTATATTTCCAAATAA
- a CDS encoding radical SAM protein: MNKKMLNLHLYTNTNCNLHCRHCYNNSFYEENSAEIEVEQLVNIIRESHSAYKVDIHLEGGEIFLRPEVFEALASLEVEILNNITITSNGSIYLETPEVEYVLKNIEAFRISVEGHTNELNRMIRDIDVDIILGNAERYRDMGANVILRITLHRDNIHTLFRETIPAIADRGFHNFQVYELQPVGRGEKLENFILSENEFDSFLNLLVVEKPKDVKIKMMFSPSRVEGVMKRKADFSQAGYSTTLMEPAMSLSIATNGNVNICPWGTDDKVLFNINQEKDLCSALDKFDLMHECSYCSKIKIETE, translated from the coding sequence ATGAATAAGAAGATGTTAAATCTGCATTTATACACAAATACCAACTGCAATCTTCACTGCAGACACTGTTATAATAATAGTTTTTATGAGGAGAATTCAGCGGAAATCGAGGTGGAGCAGCTTGTAAATATCATAAGGGAATCTCACAGCGCTTACAAGGTCGATATACATCTGGAAGGCGGGGAAATTTTCTTGCGGCCGGAAGTGTTTGAGGCATTGGCATCTCTTGAGGTGGAGATTTTAAATAATATTACAATAACAAGCAATGGCAGCATTTATCTGGAAACTCCGGAGGTAGAATATGTATTAAAGAATATAGAGGCATTTCGTATTTCAGTTGAAGGACATACCAATGAATTGAATAGGATGATTAGAGATATTGATGTTGATATTATACTGGGAAATGCAGAAAGATACCGGGACATGGGGGCTAATGTAATATTAAGAATTACATTGCATAGAGACAATATTCACACGTTATTCAGGGAAACCATACCTGCAATTGCAGACAGAGGATTTCATAATTTTCAGGTATATGAATTACAGCCCGTTGGAAGGGGCGAAAAGCTTGAAAATTTCATATTAAGTGAAAATGAATTCGACAGCTTTTTGAATTTGCTGGTAGTGGAAAAACCGAAGGACGTCAAAATAAAAATGATGTTCAGTCCAAGCAGGGTAGAAGGCGTGATGAAGAGAAAGGCGGATTTTTCACAGGCAGGATATAGTACGACACTGATGGAGCCTGCAATGAGCTTAAGTATTGCCACAAATGGAAATGTCAATATCTGTCCTTGGGGAACCGATGATAAAGTTCTGTTTAATATAAACCAGGAAAAAGATTTATGCAGCGCTTTAGACAAATTTGATCTGATGCATGAGTGTAGTTACTGTTCTAAAATTAAGATAGAAACGGAGTAA
- a CDS encoding pyridoxal-phosphate dependent enzyme — MLKEISEYRIGNTPLFEIGMNDGNKIHIKLEKYNFLRSIKARTAYYIVKNLPELDKRCIVESTSGNLGLALNYFLKEENIEFLCLVDESISKEKLLKLEEHGVHYKIVSQYEDMDLRSSRIKMAKDLEETGQYYWTNQYANMNNMLANYSSTAPEIWNQRDGNVDACICPVGSGGTVSGIAKYMKEKNSNIHILGVEPVGSTIFGGEDGEYINAGTGLKGPSQLIEKHMSYIDGYYQIPDKESIFYCKELKDKYDLKLGISSGMAYAAAVKYAKKVKNQNIIVISPDGMESYQHIFAD; from the coding sequence ATGTTAAAGGAAATAAGTGAATATAGAATTGGAAATACGCCTTTATTTGAAATAGGCATGAATGATGGAAATAAAATACATATAAAGCTGGAGAAATATAACTTTTTGCGTAGTATTAAGGCGCGCACAGCTTATTACATAGTCAAAAATCTACCTGAGCTGGACAAGCGGTGTATTGTAGAATCAACATCGGGAAACCTGGGGTTAGCCCTGAATTATTTTCTGAAAGAAGAGAATATAGAGTTTTTATGCCTGGTAGACGAATCAATCAGTAAAGAGAAGCTGCTAAAGCTGGAGGAGCATGGTGTCCATTACAAAATAGTCAGTCAATATGAGGACATGGATTTAAGAAGTTCCAGAATCAAAATGGCAAAGGATCTTGAGGAAACAGGCCAATATTATTGGACGAATCAATATGCAAATATGAATAATATGCTGGCTAATTATTCATCAACTGCTCCGGAAATTTGGAATCAACGGGATGGAAATGTTGATGCCTGCATATGTCCGGTAGGTTCAGGCGGTACAGTTTCCGGCATTGCAAAGTATATGAAAGAGAAGAATTCCAATATACATATCCTCGGCGTGGAACCCGTTGGTTCTACGATTTTTGGAGGAGAAGACGGAGAATATATTAATGCCGGAACTGGTTTAAAAGGGCCCTCACAGTTAATTGAAAAGCATATGTCTTATATTGATGGATATTATCAGATACCTGACAAGGAATCTATCTTCTATTGTAAAGAATTAAAAGATAAATATGATTTGAAATTAGGTATTTCATCAGGAATGGCATATGCGGCGGCGGTTAAATATGCAAAAAAAGTAAAAAATCAAAATATAATTGTAATCTCACCGGATGGAATGGAAAGCTATCAGCATATTTTTGCGGACTAA